A region from the Deltaproteobacteria bacterium genome encodes:
- a CDS encoding transporter gives MTALKDQTCIVGIGQTPYTRAKQTDGTNLTIQLKACEAAIADAGLSNKQIDGILPFASLNIAEDFAVHLGIQDLRYQATLHVGGAAPGASIATAAMAVNAGVCTYALIPGGWYGYAGRRVREVVTADPTVMSGGVTARDFYFPYGLTAPVQWFSYMARLHMDEFGTKPEHLGAVAVACRKHAQLNPAALMRGKPMTMEDYLASPLISDPFRLLDCSLEADGACAFVVTTVERACDLKRKPVYITGFAQGQPFPADDIVTREHMFNLGHTSAAPRAFAMAGITPEDIDFAEIYDPFTFQVIQQLEEMGFCKRGEGGPFVTGGRIELGGQLPVNTHGGLLSEAHVLGMNHFVEAVKQLRCDAGERQVKNAKLGLVTGFGDFGDGSIVILRN, from the coding sequence ATGACTGCTCTGAAAGACCAGACCTGCATCGTCGGCATCGGACAGACCCCGTACACGCGCGCTAAGCAGACGGATGGGACCAACCTCACCATTCAACTGAAGGCTTGCGAGGCGGCGATCGCCGACGCCGGTCTGAGCAACAAACAGATCGACGGTATCTTGCCGTTTGCCAGCCTCAACATCGCCGAGGACTTCGCCGTGCATCTGGGCATCCAGGACCTGCGCTATCAGGCGACGTTGCACGTCGGCGGGGCCGCACCCGGAGCTTCCATTGCCACGGCGGCGATGGCGGTCAACGCCGGCGTTTGCACTTACGCGCTGATTCCGGGCGGCTGGTACGGCTATGCCGGCCGGCGGGTGCGCGAAGTGGTGACCGCCGACCCGACCGTGATGTCGGGCGGAGTAACGGCGCGTGACTTCTACTTCCCGTACGGCCTGACCGCGCCGGTGCAGTGGTTCTCGTACATGGCGCGCCTGCACATGGACGAGTTCGGCACCAAGCCGGAGCACTTGGGCGCGGTCGCCGTTGCCTGCCGCAAGCACGCGCAACTCAATCCCGCCGCCCTCATGCGCGGTAAGCCCATGACGATGGAGGATTACCTGGCCTCGCCGCTGATCTCGGATCCGTTCCGGCTGCTGGACTGCTCGCTGGAAGCGGACGGCGCCTGTGCTTTCGTCGTCACCACCGTCGAGCGGGCGTGCGACCTGAAGCGCAAGCCGGTCTACATCACCGGGTTCGCCCAAGGCCAACCGTTCCCGGCCGACGACATCGTGACCCGCGAGCACATGTTCAATCTCGGGCATACCTCGGCCGCGCCGCGCGCGTTTGCCATGGCCGGAATCACCCCCGAGGACATCGACTTCGCCGAGATCTACGATCCCTTCACCTTCCAGGTGATCCAGCAGCTCGAGGAGATGGGCTTCTGCAAACGCGGCGAGGGCGGGCCGTTCGTCACCGGCGGCCGGATCGAACTGGGCGGACAATTGCCGGTCAACACCCACGGTGGTTTACTGTCGGAAGCCCACGTGCTCGGCATGAACCACTTCGTCGAGGCCGTGAAGCAGTTGCGCTGTGACGCGGGCGAACGCCAGGTGAAGAACGCCAAGCTGGGGTTGGTGACCGGTTTCGGTGACTTTGGCGATGGCAGCATCGTCATTCTGAGGAACTGA
- a CDS encoding Zn-ribbon domain-containing OB-fold protein, translating into MTQQSDTTYDKPLPLLQGMAQEFYNHCKNGELRFQRCSQCGKWRHVPRAMCAACGSWQWEWARSSGRGKVFTWTVVRRPMHPGFSNDTPYAPVVVELAEGVRMVTWLVDVAPDEIRRDMAVEVVFDAVTPEVTLPKFRKVKS; encoded by the coding sequence ATGACACAACAATCCGACACCACCTACGACAAGCCCTTGCCGTTGCTGCAGGGCATGGCGCAGGAGTTCTACAACCACTGCAAGAACGGCGAGCTGCGCTTCCAGCGCTGCAGCCAGTGCGGCAAGTGGCGGCACGTGCCCCGCGCGATGTGCGCGGCGTGCGGTTCGTGGCAGTGGGAGTGGGCCAGGTCGAGCGGCCGCGGTAAGGTTTTCACCTGGACCGTGGTGCGCCGGCCGATGCATCCTGGCTTCAGTAACGATACCCCCTACGCCCCGGTTGTCGTCGAGTTGGCGGAAGGCGTGCGTATGGTGACCTGGCTCGTCGACGTAGCTCCGGACGAGATCAGGAGGGACATGGCGGTCGAAGTGGTGTTCGACGCCGTGACCCCCGAGGTCACTCTGCCGAAATTCAGGAAGGTCAAATCGTGA
- a CDS encoding acyl-CoA/acyl-ACP dehydrogenase yields MNFELDEQQQMLQTTARNFLAAECDKSVVRQIEASDTGHSPQLWRQMAALGWTGIIVPEQYGGVGLGLLDLAVLFEEIGRAAYDSPLFGTVMATLALVAGGTKAQQQSLLPQVATGELILTLAIAEREVSHDLRFVSVSAQPGGDGYVLRGTKLFVPYATVAGEILVVARTAGAAGDEAGLSLFMVNAKAAGVRCRPLKTIAPDKQFQVDLEGVPVAVDRIVGPLNDGFALLQPVLAQAAAVQCAEMVGNAQHELDITAQYTKERVQFARPLGSFQAVQHHLANMFTDVQGARWSSYQAIARLSRGLSAARELAVAMAFTCDACQRVSFLAQQLHGGVGVDMAYDLQFYYRRAKALELRFGASPVHLQALERHVGL; encoded by the coding sequence GTGAACTTCGAACTCGACGAGCAGCAGCAGATGCTGCAAACGACGGCGCGGAATTTCCTCGCCGCCGAATGCGACAAGTCGGTGGTCCGACAGATCGAGGCCAGCGACACCGGCCATTCACCGCAACTGTGGCGGCAGATGGCCGCGCTCGGATGGACCGGCATCATCGTTCCCGAGCAGTACGGCGGCGTCGGTTTGGGCCTGCTCGATCTCGCCGTGCTCTTCGAGGAGATCGGCCGCGCCGCCTACGACAGCCCGCTGTTTGGCACCGTCATGGCAACGCTGGCGCTCGTAGCCGGCGGAACGAAAGCACAGCAGCAATCGCTGTTGCCCCAGGTCGCAACGGGGGAGCTGATCCTGACCCTGGCAATCGCCGAGCGCGAGGTGTCCCACGACCTTCGCTTCGTGTCGGTCTCGGCGCAGCCGGGGGGCGATGGTTACGTGTTGCGCGGCACAAAACTGTTTGTCCCTTACGCCACGGTTGCCGGTGAAATACTCGTGGTGGCGAGAACGGCGGGAGCGGCAGGAGACGAAGCCGGGCTTTCCCTCTTCATGGTGAACGCCAAGGCCGCCGGGGTCCGCTGTCGCCCGCTCAAGACGATTGCGCCGGACAAGCAGTTTCAGGTCGATCTCGAGGGCGTACCGGTCGCGGTAGACCGGATCGTGGGTCCGCTGAACGACGGCTTCGCGCTGCTTCAGCCCGTGCTGGCACAGGCTGCCGCGGTTCAGTGTGCCGAGATGGTGGGCAATGCCCAGCACGAGCTGGACATCACCGCGCAGTACACCAAGGAGCGGGTGCAATTCGCTCGCCCGCTCGGCAGCTTCCAAGCGGTGCAACATCACCTGGCGAACATGTTCACCGACGTGCAAGGGGCGCGCTGGAGTTCCTATCAGGCGATTGCTCGCCTGAGCCGCGGCCTGTCCGCCGCGCGCGAGCTTGCCGTCGCCATGGCGTTCACCTGCGACGCCTGCCAGCGCGTCTCCTTCCTAGCCCAGCAACTCCATGGCGGCGTCGGCGTCGATATGGCCTACGACCTACAGTTCTACTATCGGCGCGCGAAAGCCCTGGAGCTACGCTTCGGCGCCAGCCCGGTCCACCTGCAAGCGCTCGAAAGACACGTCGGGCTGTGA